The Streptomyces sp. NBC_00162 genome window below encodes:
- a CDS encoding 2-oxoacid:acceptor oxidoreductase subunit alpha encodes MTSQVSSPAEQADGAGGAVVAGQRTPASPGGKEVRRLDRVIIRFAGDSGDGMQLTGDRFTSETASFGNDLSTLPNFPAEIRAPAGTLPGVSSFQLHFADHDILTPGDAPNVLVAMNPAALKANIGDVPRGAEIIINTDEFTKRPMAKVGYQTSPLEDGSLAAYNLHPVPLTTLTVEALKDFGLSRKEAERSKNMFALGLLSWMYHRPTEGTEKFLRQKFAKKPQIAEANVAAFRAGWNFGETTEDFAVSYEVAPATQAFPTGTYRNISGNLALSYGLIAASRQADLPLYLGSYPITPASDILHELSKHKNFGVRTFQAEDEIAGIGAALGAAFGGALGVTTTSGPGVALKSETIGLAVSLELPLLIVDIQRGGPSTGLPTKTEQADLLQAMYGRNGEAPVPIVAPRTPADCFDAALDAARIALTYRTPVFLLSDGYLANGSEPWRIPDIADLPDLKIQFASGPNHELADGTEVFWPYKRDPETLARPWAVPGTPGLEHRIGGIEKQDGTGNISYDPANHDHMVRTRQAKIDGIQVPDLEVDDPDQARTLVLGWGSTYGPVTAAVRRLRAAGHPIAQAHLRHLNPFPRNLGEALRRYEKVVVPEMNLGQLATLIRAKYLVDAQSYNQVNGMPFKAEQLAKVLEEAIND; translated from the coding sequence GTGACCAGCCAGGTCAGTAGCCCGGCCGAGCAGGCCGACGGGGCTGGGGGTGCCGTTGTCGCAGGACAGCGCACCCCTGCGAGTCCGGGCGGCAAGGAAGTCCGCCGGCTTGATCGTGTGATCATCCGGTTCGCGGGTGACTCGGGTGACGGTATGCAACTCACCGGTGACCGGTTCACCTCGGAGACGGCGTCGTTCGGCAACGACCTCTCGACGCTCCCGAACTTCCCCGCCGAGATCCGCGCCCCCGCCGGAACCCTGCCGGGCGTGTCGTCCTTCCAGCTCCACTTCGCGGACCACGACATCCTCACGCCCGGGGACGCCCCGAACGTGCTGGTCGCGATGAACCCGGCCGCCCTGAAGGCGAACATCGGGGACGTGCCGCGCGGCGCGGAGATCATCATCAACACGGATGAGTTCACCAAGCGCCCCATGGCCAAGGTCGGCTACCAGACCTCCCCCCTCGAGGACGGCTCGCTGGCGGCCTACAACCTCCACCCGGTCCCGCTGACCACCCTCACCGTCGAGGCGCTGAAGGACTTCGGGCTCTCCCGCAAGGAGGCCGAGCGCAGCAAGAACATGTTCGCGCTGGGGCTGCTGTCGTGGATGTACCACCGGCCGACGGAGGGTACGGAGAAGTTCCTGCGGCAGAAGTTCGCGAAGAAGCCGCAGATCGCAGAGGCGAACGTGGCCGCGTTCCGCGCGGGCTGGAACTTCGGGGAGACGACGGAGGACTTCGCGGTCTCCTACGAGGTCGCCCCGGCCACCCAGGCCTTCCCGACCGGCACCTACCGCAACATCTCGGGGAACCTGGCCCTGTCCTACGGTCTGATCGCCGCGAGCCGGCAGGCGGACCTGCCGCTCTACCTGGGCTCCTACCCGATCACCCCGGCCTCGGACATCCTGCACGAGCTGAGCAAGCACAAGAACTTCGGCGTGCGGACCTTCCAGGCCGAGGACGAGATCGCGGGCATCGGCGCGGCCCTGGGTGCCGCGTTCGGCGGGGCCCTGGGCGTGACCACCACCTCCGGACCCGGCGTGGCCCTGAAGTCCGAGACGATCGGCCTGGCGGTCTCCCTCGAGCTGCCGCTGCTGATCGTGGACATCCAGCGCGGCGGGCCCTCCACCGGCCTGCCGACCAAGACGGAGCAGGCCGACCTGCTCCAGGCCATGTACGGGCGCAACGGCGAGGCCCCGGTGCCGATCGTCGCCCCGCGCACCCCGGCGGACTGCTTCGACGCGGCGCTGGACGCGGCCCGGATCGCGCTCACCTACCGGACCCCGGTGTTCCTGCTCTCCGACGGCTACCTCGCCAACGGTTCCGAGCCCTGGCGGATCCCCGACATCGCCGACCTGCCCGACCTCAAGATCCAGTTCGCCTCCGGCCCCAACCACGAGCTGGCGGACGGCACCGAGGTGTTCTGGCCCTACAAGCGCGACCCGGAGACCCTGGCCCGCCCGTGGGCGGTCCCCGGCACGCCCGGTCTCGAGCACCGCATCGGCGGCATCGAGAAGCAGGACGGCACCGGCAACATCTCGTACGACCCCGCCAACCACGACCACATGGTCCGCACCCGCCAGGCCAAGATCGACGGCATCCAGGTCCCCGACCTGGAGGTCGACGACCCCGACCAGGCCCGCACCCTCGTCCTGGGCTGGGGCTCCACCTACGGCCCGGTCACGGCCGCGGTCCGGCGTCTGCGCGCGGCCGGCCACCCGATCGCCCAGGCCCACCTGCGTCACCTCAACCCCTTCCCGAGGAATCTCGGCGAGGCTCTGAGGCGTTACGAGAAGGTAGTGGTGCCGGAGATGAACCTCGGGCAGCTCGCCACCCTGATCCGGGCGAAATACCTGGTGGACGCCCAGTCGTACAACCAGGTCAACGGAATGCCGTTCAAGGCGGAGCAGCTCGCGAAGGTTCTCGAGGAGGCCATCAATGACTGA
- a CDS encoding 2-oxoacid:ferredoxin oxidoreductase subunit beta, which produces MTEVTDAPNLLSLVPKAEAAQSAKDFKSDQEVRWCPGCGDYAVLAAVQGFMPELGLAKENIAFVSGIGCSSRFPYYMNTYGMHSIHGRAPAIATGLATSRRDLSVWVVTGDGDALSIGGNHLIHALRRNVNLKILLFNNRIYGLTKGQYSPTSEVGKITKSTPMGSLDAPFNPVSLAIGAEASFVARTVDSDRKHLTEVLRAAADHQGTALVEIYQNCNIFNDGAFEVLKDKDQAQEAVIRLEHGQPIRFGTDGHKGVVRDPATGDLQVVTVTPGNESQILVHDAYGASPTNAFALSRLADPDTLHHTPIGVFRSVERPVYDTLMAEQLDTAVDRSGKGDLATLLAGNDTWTVVG; this is translated from the coding sequence ATGACTGAGGTGACCGACGCCCCGAATCTGCTGTCGCTGGTGCCGAAGGCCGAGGCCGCGCAGTCGGCCAAGGACTTCAAGTCGGACCAGGAGGTCCGCTGGTGCCCCGGTTGCGGTGACTACGCCGTCCTCGCGGCCGTCCAGGGCTTCATGCCCGAGCTCGGCCTCGCGAAGGAGAACATCGCCTTCGTCTCCGGCATCGGCTGCTCCTCCCGCTTCCCGTACTACATGAACACCTACGGGATGCACTCGATCCACGGCCGCGCCCCGGCCATCGCCACGGGTCTGGCCACCTCCCGCCGCGACCTGTCCGTATGGGTCGTCACCGGCGACGGCGACGCGCTCTCCATCGGCGGAAACCACCTCATCCACGCCCTGCGGCGCAACGTCAACCTCAAGATCCTGCTGTTCAACAACCGGATCTACGGTCTGACGAAGGGGCAGTACTCCCCCACCTCCGAGGTCGGCAAGATCACCAAGTCCACCCCGATGGGCTCGCTGGACGCGCCGTTCAACCCGGTGTCCCTGGCCATCGGCGCGGAGGCCTCGTTCGTGGCGCGGACGGTGGACTCCGACCGCAAGCACCTCACCGAGGTGCTGCGCGCGGCCGCCGACCACCAGGGCACGGCGCTGGTGGAGATCTACCAGAACTGCAACATCTTCAACGACGGCGCCTTCGAGGTCCTGAAGGACAAGGACCAGGCGCAGGAAGCCGTGATCCGCCTCGAGCACGGGCAGCCGATCCGGTTCGGCACCGACGGCCACAAGGGCGTCGTCCGCGACCCGGCCACCGGCGACCTCCAGGTCGTCACGGTCACCCCCGGGAACGAGTCGCAGATCCTGGTCCACGACGCGTACGGCGCCAGCCCCACCAACGCCTTCGCGCTCTCCCGCCTGGCCGACCCCGACACCCTCCACCACACCCCCATCGGGGTGTTCCGGAGCGTCGAGCGGCCCGTCTACGACACCCTGATGGCCGAGCAGCTGGACACGGCCGTCGACCGCAGCGGCAAGGGCGACCTCGCCACCCTGCTGGCCGGCAACGACACGTGGACGGTCGTCGGCTGA
- a CDS encoding SDR family oxidoreductase — MSIVVTAATGALGRLVVDELLERVPADRVAVVVRDREKAADLAGRGVEVRVADYDDPAALADAFRAGDRVLLISGNEIGRRVAQHTAVLKAAQAAGVAQLAYTGILGGPEADFDLAAEHTATEQAILESGIPYTFLRNGWYHENYTRELPTVLEHGAVVASSGEGRIASAARADYAAAAAAVLTGEGHLNRVYELSGDTAWSLTEYAAELSAQTGKEIAYSGVPAHEHLAILTGAGVPEGFAAIIVDVNAAIARGRLAGTSGDLARLIGRPTTPVSEAIAAALA; from the coding sequence ATGAGCATCGTCGTCACCGCCGCCACCGGAGCCCTCGGCCGTCTCGTCGTCGACGAGCTCCTGGAACGGGTCCCGGCCGACCGCGTCGCCGTCGTCGTCCGCGACCGGGAGAAGGCCGCCGACCTGGCCGGACGCGGGGTCGAGGTACGCGTCGCCGACTACGACGACCCGGCCGCCCTGGCCGACGCCTTCCGGGCCGGCGACCGCGTGCTGCTGATCTCCGGCAACGAGATCGGCCGCCGCGTCGCCCAGCACACCGCCGTACTGAAGGCCGCACAGGCGGCGGGCGTGGCGCAGCTCGCCTACACCGGCATCCTCGGCGGCCCCGAGGCCGATTTCGACCTGGCGGCCGAGCACACGGCCACCGAGCAGGCCATCCTCGAGTCCGGGATCCCGTACACCTTCCTGCGCAACGGCTGGTACCACGAGAACTACACGCGCGAGCTGCCCACCGTCCTGGAGCACGGCGCCGTCGTCGCCAGCTCCGGCGAGGGCCGGATCGCCTCGGCGGCGCGGGCCGACTACGCGGCCGCCGCGGCCGCCGTGCTCACCGGGGAGGGCCACCTGAACCGGGTCTACGAGCTCTCCGGCGACACCGCCTGGAGCCTGACGGAGTACGCGGCCGAGCTGTCGGCGCAGACCGGCAAGGAGATCGCCTACTCCGGGGTCCCGGCGCACGAGCACCTGGCGATCCTGACCGGCGCCGGAGTGCCCGAGGGCTTCGCCGCGATCATCGTCGACGTGAACGCGGCGATCGCGCGCGGCCGGCTGGCCGGGACCAGCGGGGACCTGGCCCGGCTGATCGGGCGGCCGACGACCCCGGTGTCGGAGGCGATCGCCGCCGCCCTGGCCTGA
- the rarD gene encoding EamA family transporter RarD, producing the protein MKAETDQRAGLFYGFGAYGMWGLVPLFWPLLQPSGAIEILAHRMVWSLAVVGLALLALRRWGWIRELLREPRKLGLTTLAASVITVNWGLYIWSVNNGHVVEASLGYFINPLVSIAMGVLVLGERLRRAQWVAVGISFAAVLVLAIGYGRPPWISLVLACSFATYGLIKKKLNMGGLESLTAETAVLFLPALGYLLWLGAQGQSTFTSQGTGHSLLLASTGLVTAIPLVLFGAAAIRVPLSTLGLLQYMAPVFQFGLGVLYFHEAMPPERWAGFSLVWAALALLTWDALRRARRSRAALAVAAATVAVPAREPAQEPAPGPSRA; encoded by the coding sequence GTGAAGGCAGAGACCGACCAGCGCGCGGGTTTGTTCTACGGATTCGGCGCGTATGGAATGTGGGGGCTGGTCCCCCTTTTCTGGCCGCTGCTCCAGCCCTCGGGCGCCATCGAGATCCTGGCCCACCGCATGGTGTGGTCCCTGGCCGTGGTCGGGCTGGCCCTGCTCGCGCTGCGCCGCTGGGGCTGGATACGGGAGCTGCTGCGCGAGCCCCGCAAGCTCGGGCTGACCACGCTCGCCGCCTCGGTGATCACCGTGAACTGGGGCCTGTACATCTGGTCCGTCAACAACGGCCACGTCGTCGAGGCGAGCCTCGGCTACTTCATCAATCCGCTGGTCAGCATCGCGATGGGCGTACTGGTGCTCGGTGAGCGGCTGCGCCGCGCGCAGTGGGTGGCGGTCGGCATCAGCTTCGCCGCGGTGCTGGTGCTCGCCATCGGCTACGGGCGGCCGCCGTGGATCTCGCTGGTCCTGGCCTGCTCCTTCGCGACGTACGGGCTGATCAAGAAGAAGCTCAACATGGGCGGGCTGGAGTCGCTGACCGCCGAGACGGCCGTACTGTTCCTGCCCGCCCTCGGCTACCTGCTGTGGCTGGGTGCGCAGGGCCAGTCCACCTTCACCTCGCAGGGCACTGGACACTCGCTCCTGCTGGCCTCGACCGGACTCGTCACCGCGATCCCGCTGGTGCTCTTCGGGGCGGCGGCGATCCGGGTCCCGCTGTCCACCCTCGGACTGCTCCAGTACATGGCCCCGGTGTTCCAGTTCGGGCTCGGCGTCCTCTACTTCCACGAGGCGATGCCGCCCGAGCGCTGGGCCGGATTCTCCCTGGTGTGGGCCGCGCTCGCGCTCCTGACCTGGGACGCACTGCGCAGGGCGCGCCGCTCCCGGGCCGCGCTCGCCGTGGCGGCGGCCACCGTCGCGGTGCCGGCCCGCGAGCCCGCGCAGGAGCCCGCGCCGGGCCCGAGCAGGGCCTGA
- a CDS encoding M28 family metallopeptidase, with translation MSLSVSRRLAAVTAFAVAGLFAATTPAALAAPTAVAAAPTPPDIPLANVKAHLSQLSTIAANNGGNRAHGRAGYKASIDYVKAKLDAAGFTTTLQTFTSSGATGYNLIADWPGGDPNSVLMSGSHLDSVTAGAGINDNGSGSAAVLETALAVSRAGLQPTKHLRFGWWGAEELGLIGSKYYVNNLPAAEKAKISGYLNFDMIGSPNPGYFVYDDDPTIEQTFKNYYAGLGIPTEIETEGDGRSDHAPFKSAGIPVGGLFSGADYTKTAAQAQKWGGTSGQAFDRCYHSSCDSTANINDTALDRNADAIAYAIWNLGAATPVPPGPSFENTADVNIPDSPAAAVNSPITVSGVTGNAPATTKVDVNIVHTYRGDLVVDLVAPDGTVYNLHNRSGGSADNLVQSYTVNASSEVANGIWKLQVKDVAAQDVGYINSWKITF, from the coding sequence ATGAGCCTGTCCGTCTCCCGGCGCCTTGCCGCCGTGACCGCTTTCGCGGTCGCCGGCCTGTTCGCCGCCACCACTCCCGCCGCGCTGGCCGCACCGACGGCGGTCGCCGCGGCGCCGACGCCGCCCGACATTCCGCTGGCCAACGTCAAGGCCCACCTCTCGCAGCTCTCGACCATCGCCGCCAACAACGGCGGCAACCGCGCCCACGGCCGGGCCGGCTACAAGGCCTCGATCGACTACGTGAAGGCCAAGCTCGACGCGGCGGGGTTCACGACCACCCTGCAGACCTTCACCTCCAGCGGCGCCACCGGCTACAACCTGATCGCCGACTGGCCGGGCGGTGACCCGAACTCGGTCCTGATGTCCGGCTCGCACCTGGACTCGGTGACCGCGGGCGCGGGCATCAACGACAACGGCTCCGGCAGCGCGGCGGTCCTGGAGACCGCGCTCGCCGTCTCCCGCGCCGGTCTCCAGCCGACGAAGCACCTGCGCTTCGGCTGGTGGGGCGCGGAGGAGCTGGGCCTGATCGGCTCGAAGTACTACGTCAACAACCTGCCGGCCGCCGAGAAGGCGAAGATCTCCGGCTACCTGAACTTCGACATGATCGGCTCGCCGAACCCGGGCTACTTCGTCTACGACGACGACCCGACGATCGAGCAGACCTTCAAGAACTACTACGCCGGCCTCGGCATACCCACCGAGATCGAGACCGAGGGCGACGGCCGCTCCGACCACGCCCCCTTCAAGAGCGCGGGCATCCCGGTCGGCGGCCTGTTCTCCGGCGCCGACTACACCAAGACGGCGGCCCAGGCGCAGAAGTGGGGCGGCACCTCCGGTCAGGCCTTCGACCGCTGCTACCACTCCTCCTGCGACAGCACGGCGAACATCAACGACACCGCCCTGGACCGCAACGCCGACGCCATCGCCTACGCGATCTGGAACCTCGGGGCGGCCACCCCGGTCCCGCCGGGCCCGTCCTTCGAGAACACGGCGGACGTGAACATCCCGGACTCCCCGGCAGCCGCCGTGAACTCTCCGATCACGGTCTCCGGGGTCACGGGCAACGCGCCGGCCACCACCAAGGTGGACGTGAACATCGTCCACACCTACCGCGGTGACCTGGTGGTCGACCTGGTCGCCCCCGACGGCACCGTCTACAACCTGCACAACCGCAGCGGTGGCAGCGCCGACAACCTCGTCCAGTCCTACACCGTCAACGCCTCCTCCGAGGTGGCCAACGGGATCTGGAAGCTCCAGGTCAAGGACGTGGCCGCGCAGGACGTCGGCTACATCAACAGCTGGAAGATCACCTTCTAG
- a CDS encoding ribbon-helix-helix domain-containing protein: MSRHVTIRLDEEFHERLKARAAALGTTVTALITEVTERELDEDRKNFLSGIEEFADHWSYFQERFGN, translated from the coding sequence ATGTCGAGACACGTCACCATCCGCCTGGACGAAGAGTTCCATGAACGCCTGAAGGCGCGCGCGGCGGCGCTGGGGACGACGGTCACCGCGCTGATCACCGAGGTCACGGAACGCGAACTCGACGAGGACCGGAAGAACTTCCTGTCCGGCATAGAGGAGTTCGCCGACCACTGGAGCTACTTCCAGGAGCGGTTCGGCAATTGA
- a CDS encoding LolA family protein codes for MAANTKTSRKVARYAVPVAVAGVAAATVAMVPAFANAGGPDLPKVTAQQLIEKIAASDVQELSGTAKISTDLGLPKIAGGLLGGSGVATGSAAPEDKVAQLANGTHTFRVAADGPDRQRLTFLDGKDEYSLIHNGNDVWGYASKSNEVFHDKNAGTGDQKKTADRLGASPQQLAEEVLKAAGPTTEVGVGDTAQVAGRDAYQLVLKPKQAGSTVGSVQIAVDAKNGVPLRVQLLSSQGGKPIVDAGFTKVDFAKPAADTFAFTPPKNAKVTEGTDGAHKGEKGKEFKALESFPGLDALTGGANGKGDVKVLGEGWATVAQINTGAGQNLKDLENDKNAPKEAKQFLSSLGDKVSGKFGEGRFFSTRLVNALITDDGKVYVGAVTKDQLVKTANSAK; via the coding sequence ATGGCAGCGAACACGAAGACTTCTCGCAAGGTCGCCCGGTACGCCGTACCGGTCGCGGTGGCAGGTGTGGCCGCGGCGACCGTCGCGATGGTCCCGGCCTTCGCCAACGCCGGCGGACCCGACCTTCCGAAGGTGACGGCGCAGCAGCTCATCGAGAAGATCGCCGCGTCGGACGTACAGGAGCTGTCGGGCACCGCCAAGATCAGCACCGACCTGGGCCTGCCGAAGATCGCCGGCGGCCTGCTCGGCGGCAGTGGCGTCGCGACCGGCTCCGCCGCTCCGGAGGACAAGGTCGCGCAGCTGGCGAACGGTACGCACACCTTCCGGGTCGCGGCCGACGGCCCGGACCGCCAGAGGCTGACCTTCCTGGACGGCAAGGACGAGTACAGCCTCATCCACAACGGCAACGACGTGTGGGGCTACGCCTCCAAGTCGAACGAGGTCTTCCACGACAAGAACGCCGGCACCGGGGACCAGAAGAAGACGGCCGACCGGCTCGGCGCCTCGCCCCAGCAGCTGGCCGAGGAGGTCCTGAAGGCCGCCGGCCCGACCACGGAGGTCGGTGTGGGCGACACGGCGCAGGTGGCCGGGCGGGACGCCTACCAGCTGGTGCTCAAGCCCAAGCAGGCCGGTTCCACGGTGGGCTCGGTCCAGATCGCGGTCGACGCCAAGAACGGCGTGCCGCTGCGCGTGCAGCTGCTGTCCTCCCAGGGCGGCAAGCCGATCGTGGACGCGGGCTTCACCAAGGTGGACTTCGCCAAGCCGGCCGCCGACACGTTCGCCTTCACCCCGCCGAAGAACGCCAAGGTGACCGAGGGGACGGACGGGGCCCACAAGGGGGAGAAGGGCAAAGAGTTCAAGGCGCTGGAGTCCTTCCCGGGCCTGGACGCCCTGACCGGCGGTGCGAACGGCAAGGGCGACGTGAAGGTCCTCGGCGAGGGCTGGGCCACGGTGGCGCAGATCAACACCGGGGCGGGCCAGAACCTGAAGGATCTGGAGAACGACAAGAACGCGCCGAAGGAGGCGAAGCAGTTCCTGAGCTCCCTCGGGGACAAGGTCTCCGGGAAGTTCGGCGAGGGCCGGTTCTTCTCCACCCGCCTGGTCAACGCCCTGATCACGGATGACGGCAAGGTCTACGTCGGCGCGGTCACCAAGGACCAGTTGGTGAAGACGGCGAACTCCGCCAAGTAG
- a CDS encoding polyprenyl synthetase family protein, with product MTVVGPFGLSVRDQALETDVQAGLAAVEAGLLEATKSEVPFITEAAQHLVRAGGKRFRPLLVMLASRFGDPYAPGIVPSAVVVELTHLATLYHDDVMDEADVRRGVESANTRWGNSVAVLTGDFLFARASHILADLGPEAVRIQAEAFERLVTGQILETAGPRDGRDPVAHYLDVIAGKTGSLIAVSGRFGALMSGADESVVDILTQYGERLGTAFQLADDVLDIASDAHESGKTPGTDLREGIPTLPVLRLREMAARDGNPDDLELVRLLDGDLTDDARHAEVLTRLRAHPALEQARRDTIRYAEDARATLAPLPECFAKSALEELCDAVVHRAG from the coding sequence GTGACCGTCGTCGGGCCGTTCGGACTGAGCGTGCGGGACCAGGCTCTTGAGACCGATGTCCAGGCCGGACTGGCCGCCGTCGAGGCGGGTCTGCTGGAAGCCACCAAGAGCGAAGTCCCCTTCATCACCGAGGCCGCACAGCATCTGGTGCGGGCCGGTGGCAAGCGTTTCCGCCCGCTGCTCGTGATGCTGGCGTCCCGGTTCGGCGATCCCTACGCACCCGGAATCGTGCCGTCCGCGGTGGTCGTGGAGCTCACGCACCTGGCGACCCTCTACCACGACGACGTCATGGACGAGGCCGACGTACGCCGTGGGGTGGAGAGCGCCAACACCCGCTGGGGCAACTCGGTTGCCGTCCTGACGGGTGACTTCCTGTTCGCCCGCGCCTCGCACATCCTGGCCGACCTCGGGCCGGAGGCCGTACGCATCCAGGCCGAGGCCTTCGAGCGGCTGGTGACGGGTCAGATCCTGGAGACGGCCGGCCCGCGCGACGGCCGTGACCCGGTCGCGCACTACCTCGACGTCATCGCGGGCAAGACCGGCTCGCTGATCGCCGTCTCCGGCCGCTTCGGCGCGCTGATGTCCGGCGCCGACGAGTCGGTCGTCGACATCCTGACCCAGTACGGCGAGCGGCTCGGCACCGCCTTCCAGCTCGCCGACGACGTCCTGGACATCGCCTCCGACGCGCACGAGTCCGGCAAGACCCCGGGCACCGACCTGCGCGAGGGCATCCCGACCCTGCCCGTGCTGCGGCTGCGCGAGATGGCCGCCCGCGACGGCAACCCGGACGACCTGGAACTCGTACGGCTCCTGGACGGCGACCTGACGGACGACGCCCGCCACGCCGAGGTGCTCACCCGGCTGCGGGCGCACCCCGCGCTGGAGCAGGCCCGCCGCGACACCATCCGCTACGCGGAGGACGCGCGGGCCACGCTCGCGCCGCTGCCGGAGTGCTTCGCGAAGTCGGCGCTGGAGGAGCTCTGCGACGCGGTGGTCCACCGGGCGGGCTAA
- a CDS encoding peptide MFS transporter → MSRTSTDIEEPADPEADQPPPRDDHAFLGHPRGLATLSGLEVWERFSFLGMQAILVLYFADTVANGGLGMNPGTAASVSAAYGTMVYLVSVAGGWLADRILGSYRAVLWGGILIACGHYAMAVPTAGMTWAGLGLISAGTGLLKPNVATMVGKLYRTDDDRRDAGFALYYMAINIGAFAGPLITGWLGEHKGWHWGFSAAAIGMTAGLIQYVLGRRHLAGRKHSAEYELAPDAMRSAVTKIICGCLVFAALATLLAVAGWLTMGRFVDLLTLVSVIAPVVYFAVMFRSPRVTAAERGRLRPYVVLFLASVAFNFILFQAYSTMMLLASTNARTTILGFEFPASWYASALGAFEVALAPVVAALWARMGHRQPHASNKIAIGVILGGLSFLLMVVPTSGHSGDTYQMAAWWIVGSYLLLGLGDVLLETSGMSATSKLAPKAFGSQTMALWFLSLALANGIQAQVVKLYGEVSNPVYFGVNGGIAVAAGLAVLALAPWLRRTMHPVH, encoded by the coding sequence TTGTCCAGAACTTCGACCGATATAGAGGAACCCGCGGACCCGGAGGCTGACCAGCCGCCACCCCGCGACGACCACGCCTTCCTCGGACACCCCCGGGGGCTGGCGACGCTGTCCGGACTGGAGGTCTGGGAGCGCTTCTCGTTCCTGGGCATGCAGGCCATCCTCGTCCTCTACTTCGCCGACACGGTGGCGAACGGCGGACTGGGGATGAACCCGGGCACCGCGGCCTCCGTCTCGGCTGCCTACGGGACCATGGTCTACCTCGTCTCCGTCGCCGGCGGATGGCTCGCCGACCGCATCCTCGGTTCGTACCGCGCCGTGCTCTGGGGCGGCATCCTCATCGCCTGCGGCCACTACGCCATGGCCGTGCCGACCGCAGGCATGACCTGGGCGGGCCTCGGCCTGATCAGCGCGGGCACCGGCCTGCTCAAGCCGAACGTGGCCACCATGGTCGGCAAGCTGTACCGGACGGACGACGACCGGCGCGACGCCGGCTTCGCCCTCTACTACATGGCCATCAACATCGGCGCCTTCGCCGGACCGCTGATCACCGGCTGGCTCGGCGAGCACAAGGGCTGGCACTGGGGCTTCTCCGCCGCCGCCATCGGTATGACCGCCGGCCTGATCCAGTACGTCCTGGGCCGCCGCCACCTGGCCGGACGCAAGCATTCCGCCGAATACGAGCTGGCGCCCGACGCGATGCGCTCGGCCGTGACGAAGATCATCTGCGGCTGTCTGGTATTCGCCGCGCTCGCCACCCTTCTGGCCGTCGCCGGATGGCTGACGATGGGCCGCTTCGTCGACCTGCTCACCCTCGTCTCGGTGATCGCCCCGGTCGTCTACTTCGCCGTCATGTTCCGCAGCCCCCGGGTGACGGCCGCGGAGCGCGGGCGGCTTCGCCCGTACGTGGTCCTCTTCCTGGCCTCGGTCGCCTTCAACTTCATCCTCTTCCAGGCCTACTCGACGATGATGCTGCTGGCCTCGACCAACGCCCGCACCACGATCCTCGGCTTCGAGTTCCCCGCGAGCTGGTACGCCTCCGCGCTCGGCGCCTTCGAGGTGGCCCTGGCGCCGGTCGTCGCCGCCCTGTGGGCCCGTATGGGCCACCGCCAGCCGCACGCCTCGAACAAGATCGCCATCGGTGTGATCCTGGGCGGCCTGTCCTTCCTGCTGATGGTCGTCCCGACCTCGGGACACAGCGGGGACACCTACCAGATGGCCGCCTGGTGGATCGTCGGCTCCTACCTGCTGCTCGGACTCGGCGACGTCCTGCTGGAGACCTCGGGCATGTCGGCCACCAGCAAACTCGCCCCGAAGGCCTTCGGGAGCCAGACCATGGCGCTTTGGTTCCTCTCCCTGGCGCTCGCCAACGGCATCCAGGCACAGGTCGTGAAGCTCTACGGCGAGGTGTCCAACCCCGTGTACTTCGGCGTCAACGGCGGGATCGCGGTGGCCGCGGGCCTGGCCGTGCTGGCGCTCGCGCCCTGGCTGCGGCGCACGATGCACCCCGTCCACTGA